From Heliomicrobium modesticaldum Ice1, a single genomic window includes:
- the uraA gene encoding uracil permease yields the protein MMKREIQVDERLPLLQTIPLSIQHLFAMFGATVFVPIMFDVNPATVLLFNGIGTLLYLWLCRGKIPAYLGSSFAFISPVFMVLPKYGYEAALGGFIVVGLIFIIVALIIKVTGTGWLNVIFPPAAMGAIVAVIGLELAPVAAGMAGLVPDPTGATPLNVKAITLSLFTLAVTLIGSVVFRGFLAIIPILFGVLAGYALAGFMGMVDWTKVVEASWVAVPKLYSPRFDLGAIAIIAPAALVVIAEHVGHLIVTGNIVGKDLSRDPGLDRSLLGNGLSTMLSGFFGSTPNTTYGENIGVMAITKVYSTWVLGVAALIAIGLSFVGKLSAAIQAIPAPVMGGVSLLLFGVIAASGVRMLVESKVDYSKATNLILTSVVLLIGVSGAQIQWGAIALKGMALATVVAIFLSLLFRLFEVTGLSNEASAEKRRESH from the coding sequence ATCATGAAACGAGAGATCCAAGTCGATGAACGACTGCCGCTGTTGCAAACGATTCCGCTCAGCATCCAACACCTCTTCGCCATGTTTGGCGCAACCGTCTTTGTCCCCATCATGTTTGATGTCAATCCCGCCACCGTTCTCCTCTTTAACGGTATCGGCACCTTGCTCTACCTGTGGCTCTGTCGGGGCAAGATTCCAGCCTATCTGGGTTCCAGTTTCGCCTTCATCTCGCCGGTCTTCATGGTCCTTCCCAAATACGGCTATGAAGCCGCTTTGGGCGGTTTTATCGTCGTCGGCCTGATCTTCATTATCGTTGCCTTGATCATCAAGGTGACCGGCACCGGTTGGCTCAATGTGATCTTCCCGCCGGCGGCCATGGGCGCCATCGTCGCTGTCATCGGTTTAGAATTGGCCCCGGTAGCTGCCGGGATGGCGGGACTCGTTCCCGATCCGACGGGTGCGACGCCCCTCAACGTCAAGGCGATCACCCTTTCCCTCTTCACCCTGGCGGTAACCCTGATCGGCTCCGTCGTCTTCCGCGGCTTCCTGGCCATCATCCCCATCCTCTTCGGCGTGCTCGCCGGCTACGCATTGGCCGGTTTTATGGGTATGGTCGATTGGACGAAGGTGGTGGAGGCATCCTGGGTGGCCGTACCGAAATTATACTCGCCGCGCTTTGACTTAGGCGCCATCGCCATCATCGCCCCGGCGGCGCTGGTCGTCATCGCCGAGCATGTGGGCCACCTGATTGTGACCGGCAATATCGTCGGCAAAGACCTCTCCCGCGACCCCGGTCTGGACCGCTCTCTCCTTGGCAACGGTTTGTCGACGATGCTCTCCGGCTTTTTCGGCTCGACGCCGAATACGACCTATGGGGAAAACATCGGCGTGATGGCCATCACCAAGGTCTACTCCACCTGGGTGCTCGGCGTTGCGGCCCTCATCGCCATCGGCCTCTCCTTTGTAGGCAAGCTCTCTGCGGCCATCCAGGCCATCCCCGCACCGGTCATGGGCGGCGTCTCCCTGTTGCTCTTCGGCGTCATCGCCGCCTCAGGGGTGCGCATGCTCGTCGAGTCGAAGGTCGATTACTCTAAGGCGACGAACCTGATCTTGACCTCTGTCGTCTTGCTCATCGGCGTCAGCGGCGCTCAGATTCAGTGGGGCGCCATCGCTTTGAAGGGCATGGCATTAGCGACGGTGGTGGCGATTTTCTTGAGCCTGCTCTTTCGGCTTTTTGAAGTTACCGGGCTCTCCAACGAAGCGTCGGCGGAAAAGCGGCGGGAGTCTCACTAA
- a CDS encoding DivIVA domain-containing protein, with protein MLTPLDIHQKEFRKGAWGYKTEEVDEFQRQVAQSFEELYKENILLKEQVARCEENLLRYRHLEETLNNTLVLAQKTADEQRASAEREAELRLKEARLQAEQIVAAAWAKQQEMERQYEHMRNQFRQFRVQFRAMLLSQLETVKGEDWEEMANMDEPFADARPWSPAAVSTGEGQAG; from the coding sequence ATGCTGACACCGCTTGATATCCACCAGAAGGAGTTTCGCAAGGGCGCCTGGGGCTACAAGACAGAAGAGGTGGACGAGTTCCAACGCCAGGTCGCCCAGTCCTTCGAAGAATTGTATAAAGAGAACATCCTTTTGAAGGAACAGGTGGCTCGCTGCGAGGAAAACCTGCTCCGTTACCGTCACTTGGAAGAGACTTTGAACAATACGCTGGTGCTGGCCCAGAAGACAGCCGACGAGCAACGGGCTTCAGCCGAGCGTGAAGCCGAGTTGCGGCTGAAGGAGGCGCGGCTCCAGGCGGAACAGATCGTCGCGGCGGCCTGGGCGAAACAGCAGGAGATGGAGCGCCAGTACGAACACATGCGCAACCAGTTTCGCCAGTTCCGCGTCCAGTTCCGAGCCATGCTGTTGTCCCAACTGGAGACGGTCAAAGGAGAAGATTGGGAAGAGATGGCCAACATGGATGAGCCCTTTGCCGACGCCAGGCCCTGGTCCCCTGCCGCTGTCTCGACCGGCGAGGGTCAGGCCGGCTGA
- the pstB gene encoding phosphate ABC transporter ATP-binding protein PstB, translated as MAKTKISAENVNLYYGDFQALRNITVAIGEGDVTALIGPSGCGKSTFLRCLNRMNDIIPSCRVEGKLMFEDTDIYHPDTDVVALRKRVGMVFQAPNPFPKTVYENVAYAPKLHGLKDKRKLDEIVETTLRQAALWDEVKDRLHKPALGLSGGQQQRLCIARALAIQPEVLLMDEPTSALDPISTLKIEELIRELKQHYTIVIVTHNMQQAARISDKTAFFLVGDLVEFDDTEVIFTNPKDQRTEDYITGRFG; from the coding sequence ATGGCGAAGACAAAAATTTCCGCAGAAAACGTAAATCTTTACTACGGAGACTTTCAAGCCTTGAGAAACATTACCGTCGCCATCGGCGAGGGAGACGTGACCGCCCTGATCGGTCCCTCAGGCTGCGGCAAGTCGACCTTCTTGCGCTGTCTCAACCGGATGAACGACATCATCCCCAGCTGCCGCGTGGAAGGCAAGCTGATGTTCGAAGACACCGACATCTACCACCCGGACACGGATGTGGTGGCCTTGCGCAAGCGGGTCGGCATGGTCTTCCAGGCGCCCAATCCCTTCCCCAAGACGGTCTATGAGAACGTAGCCTATGCGCCGAAGCTGCATGGCCTCAAAGACAAGCGCAAGCTTGATGAGATCGTGGAGACGACGTTGCGCCAGGCGGCGCTGTGGGATGAGGTGAAGGACCGCCTGCACAAACCGGCCCTCGGCCTGTCCGGCGGCCAGCAACAGCGCCTCTGCATCGCCCGCGCCCTGGCCATCCAGCCAGAAGTTCTTTTGATGGATGAGCCCACCTCTGCCCTCGACCCGATCTCGACCTTGAAGATCGAAGAATTGATCCGAGAACTGAAACAGCACTACACCATCGTCATCGTCACCCACAACATGCAGCAGGCAGCGCGCATCTCCGACAAGACGGCCTTCTTCCTTGTAGGCGATCTCGTCGAATTCGATGATACAGAGGTCATCTTCACCAATCCGAAAGACCAGCGCACCGAAGACTACATCACGGGACGCTTCGGCTAA
- a CDS encoding YggS family pyridoxal phosphate-dependent enzyme — protein sequence MGHLQENLGRVRQRIRDAAMRAGREPEAIRLLAVTKTVPVEQIQEVVDAGVDLLGENRVQELLAKHRQVRGSVRWHMIGTLQTNKVKYIYDKVDLIHSLDRLSLAQAINRYAARLGRPIDCLVEVNVAGEKSKHGVDRRDLISFIRDVTAFEGIHIRGLMTMAPYVDDPEETRPFFRDLYHLSREVDELGLQRVEMRHLSMGMSNDFEVAVEEGATIVRIGSSLFGGRS from the coding sequence ATGGGCCATTTGCAGGAAAATTTGGGCCGTGTGCGCCAACGAATCCGTGATGCCGCCATGCGCGCCGGTCGCGAACCGGAAGCGATCCGGTTGCTGGCGGTGACCAAGACGGTGCCGGTGGAGCAGATCCAAGAGGTTGTTGACGCCGGTGTCGACCTGCTGGGGGAGAACCGTGTGCAGGAACTATTGGCGAAGCATCGCCAGGTGCGTGGTTCGGTCCGCTGGCATATGATCGGCACGCTGCAGACGAATAAAGTAAAGTACATCTACGACAAGGTGGACTTGATCCATTCACTGGACAGGCTGTCCCTGGCCCAGGCGATCAACCGCTATGCCGCTCGGTTAGGTCGTCCCATCGATTGCCTGGTAGAGGTCAACGTGGCGGGGGAGAAGAGCAAACACGGCGTCGACAGGCGCGATTTGATCTCCTTTATCCGCGACGTGACGGCCTTCGAGGGCATACATATCCGTGGATTGATGACGATGGCGCCTTACGTGGACGATCCGGAGGAGACGCGCCCCTTTTTTCGCGATCTCTATCACCTATCCCGCGAAGTGGATGAATTAGGGCTACAAAGGGTAGAGATGAGGCATCTTTCCATGGGCATGTCCAACGATTTTGAAGTTGCAGTCGAAGAAGGAGCGACCATCGTCCGGATTGGCTCCAGCCTGTTCGGCGGTCGTTCGTGA
- a CDS encoding RNA-binding protein: MDAARERRFSHLPPGEGREKLARIADQAAQCRRTHRQQVTDFLEPYLRKAAQELLRGPGGVLCVADGGYEGAERQRLVLLPDEEDRPDSRICWVLAEPVRKGERIGHRDYLGALLGLGIRREKVGDLKRTERGCAVVLDCDVARYVEAQWRQVRQSALTVRVIDDGTVHAFIDEGEERTITVASLRLDALIAAIWHLSRSRADEVIGRGLLKVNGLEMTDGSKSADEGDILSLRGFGRAILRAVGGETRKGRIRLTVWQPVDR, from the coding sequence ATGGACGCTGCCCGTGAACGACGATTCTCGCACCTGCCGCCGGGGGAGGGACGGGAAAAGCTGGCCCGGATCGCCGATCAGGCGGCACAGTGCCGGCGGACGCACCGCCAGCAGGTGACCGATTTTCTGGAGCCCTACCTGCGCAAGGCGGCTCAGGAACTGCTCCGCGGACCCGGTGGGGTTCTCTGTGTCGCTGACGGGGGATATGAGGGCGCTGAGCGCCAGCGGCTCGTCCTCTTGCCTGACGAAGAGGACAGGCCCGACAGCCGCATCTGCTGGGTCCTGGCAGAGCCGGTCAGGAAAGGGGAAAGGATCGGCCACCGCGACTACCTCGGCGCCTTGCTCGGATTGGGGATCCGCCGGGAAAAGGTGGGCGACCTGAAACGGACCGAGCGGGGCTGTGCCGTCGTGCTCGATTGTGACGTCGCCCGCTATGTGGAGGCCCAGTGGCGTCAGGTCCGCCAGTCCGCCCTGACGGTCCGCGTCATCGACGACGGGACGGTCCACGCCTTCATCGATGAGGGGGAGGAGCGGACGATCACCGTCGCCTCCCTGCGATTGGATGCGCTGATCGCCGCCATCTGGCATCTATCCCGTTCGCGGGCTGATGAGGTCATTGGGCGGGGATTGTTGAAGGTGAACGGCCTTGAGATGACCGACGGGAGCAAAAGCGCCGACGAGGGGGACATCCTCTCGCTGCGCGGTTTTGGACGAGCCATCCTGCGTGCTGTCGGCGGCGAGACGAGGAAAGGACGCATCCGGCTCACGGTCTGGCAACCGGTCGACCGCTGA
- a CDS encoding DUF167 domain-containing protein → MGWIQEQPGGSIRFRIRVQPRASKNEVCGLLDDALKVRLTAPPVDGEANAACLQFIAKTLGLSRSQVRLVAGETSRLKTLEVEGVSAEDLRKRFDI, encoded by the coding sequence ATGGGTTGGATTCAGGAACAGCCCGGCGGCTCGATTCGTTTCAGGATCCGGGTGCAGCCGCGGGCATCGAAAAACGAGGTCTGCGGTCTTTTAGACGATGCCTTGAAGGTCCGCCTGACGGCGCCGCCTGTCGACGGTGAGGCGAACGCCGCTTGCCTGCAGTTTATTGCCAAGACCCTCGGCCTCTCCCGCAGCCAGGTGCGTCTGGTGGCGGGGGAGACGTCGCGCTTGAAGACACTTGAGGTGGAGGGAGTCAGTGCAGAGGATTTGCGCAAGAGGTTTGACATCTGA
- a CDS encoding cell division protein SepF, translated as MAKLVEKFYSIMGLGDEIEEMNDASVAPHSGEERESAFSRRSAERAERTERPTAPVVSLVTERQKKELKVVVCEPKTFDEARAIADHLKNRRQVILNLEKADREMAQRVIDFISGTTYALNGSMQKVGANIFVFAPSNVDISGEVTGDDLSSVRSPLAWANKG; from the coding sequence ATGGCCAAATTGGTAGAGAAGTTTTACAGCATCATGGGGCTTGGCGATGAGATCGAGGAGATGAATGATGCGTCGGTGGCGCCCCACTCTGGTGAGGAACGGGAATCGGCCTTTTCCCGGCGGAGCGCCGAACGGGCTGAGCGGACCGAACGGCCGACGGCGCCTGTTGTCAGTCTGGTGACAGAGCGGCAAAAGAAGGAGTTGAAGGTTGTGGTTTGCGAACCGAAGACCTTTGATGAGGCGAGAGCCATTGCCGACCACCTGAAAAACCGGCGGCAGGTGATCCTCAATCTCGAAAAGGCCGATCGGGAGATGGCCCAGCGGGTCATTGACTTCATCAGCGGCACCACTTATGCGTTGAATGGATCCATGCAGAAGGTGGGCGCCAACATCTTCGTCTTCGCGCCGAGCAACGTGGATATCTCCGGCGAGGTGACCGGCGACGACCTGTCTTCTGTCCGTTCCCCCTTGGCATGGGCCAATAAAGGCTAG
- the proC gene encoding pyrroline-5-carboxylate reductase, translating into MKVSQLEGRRIGFIGGGAMAEALLRGLLVNVPADRLTVSDVSQARLDSLHAQLGVIVTPDNEEVCRRSDILVLAVKPQVLPAVLAPLKAAGAILPRHLVISIAAGITLAQLEDWLSPEIPVVRVMPNTPALVGMGASALSGGRSASTADVEMARQLLEAVGLAEVLPESYLDAVTALSGSGPAYVYLFIEALIDAGVKEGLPRDLARRLALQTVIGSAEMIRRTGNHPAVERDKVTSPGGTTIAGVQALEDGGFRSSVFAAVHAATRRARELSGSR; encoded by the coding sequence TTGAAAGTTTCCCAACTGGAAGGGCGCCGGATCGGCTTCATCGGCGGCGGGGCCATGGCCGAGGCGCTGTTGCGAGGTCTCCTCGTTAACGTCCCGGCTGATCGCCTGACTGTTTCCGATGTATCGCAGGCGCGCCTCGACTCGCTCCATGCGCAACTGGGCGTCATCGTCACCCCTGACAATGAGGAAGTCTGCCGTCGTTCCGACATCTTGGTGCTGGCCGTCAAGCCTCAGGTGCTGCCGGCTGTGCTGGCGCCGCTCAAAGCGGCGGGGGCAATTCTTCCCCGGCACCTGGTCATCTCCATCGCCGCCGGCATCACCCTGGCCCAACTGGAGGACTGGCTCTCTCCAGAGATCCCTGTGGTGCGGGTGATGCCCAACACGCCGGCCCTCGTCGGCATGGGCGCGTCGGCCCTGTCGGGCGGGCGAAGCGCCTCAACGGCCGATGTGGAGATGGCCCGTCAGCTCTTGGAGGCTGTCGGTCTGGCCGAGGTGCTGCCGGAGTCGTATCTGGACGCCGTGACGGCTTTGAGCGGGAGCGGCCCGGCTTATGTGTACCTCTTCATCGAGGCATTGATCGATGCCGGGGTCAAAGAAGGGCTGCCGCGCGACCTGGCTCGCCGGTTGGCCCTGCAGACGGTCATCGGTTCGGCTGAGATGATCCGCCGCACTGGCAACCATCCCGCTGTGGAGCGCGATAAGGTGACCTCGCCCGGCGGCACCACCATCGCCGGCGTCCAGGCGCTGGAGGATGGCGGATTCCGTTCCTCTGTCTTCGCCGCTGTTCACGCGGCTACCCGCCGCGCCCGCGAACTGTCAGGTTCCCGATGA
- a CDS encoding HlyD family efflux transporter periplasmic adaptor subunit produces MSRLTMVPVGKEALRQRRRQALLRLAALMLLLAVAAAGLWWMKDRITGYLVKVTVELQAAKMGQLAETRELPGWVIRDERIVHASMAGHVQRLVKDGDRVRVGAPVVRLKGLSPVGEEMGSYQDLPSPRAGLIVYRLDGLEEVLNPRVLDELSTEQLNTLAERPQEIPPDGLAQAGQGLFKVIDNVEKAYFLTHYDVKDLGEPLVPSRRLTLALNAAGPNFYGKVLQVRGTDDVWAVIQLVNPPAEVFKRRQLPLQIVDKIHKGILLSKDTLIERNGEKGVWLAVKNRAEWRPIQVKATIGDQVIIDGVAEGELVVQNPALLREGQEIK; encoded by the coding sequence ATGTCCCGGCTGACGATGGTTCCGGTGGGAAAAGAGGCTTTGCGGCAGCGGAGACGGCAGGCTCTCCTGCGCCTGGCGGCGCTTATGTTGTTGCTGGCCGTCGCAGCGGCCGGTCTCTGGTGGATGAAAGACAGGATCACCGGCTATCTCGTCAAGGTCACTGTAGAACTGCAGGCGGCCAAGATGGGACAACTGGCGGAGACGCGTGAACTGCCCGGATGGGTGATCCGCGACGAGCGAATAGTCCATGCGTCGATGGCGGGTCACGTGCAACGGCTGGTGAAGGATGGCGATCGCGTCCGTGTCGGCGCGCCTGTCGTTCGGCTGAAGGGCTTAAGCCCGGTCGGGGAAGAGATGGGCAGCTATCAAGACCTGCCCTCGCCGAGAGCCGGCTTGATCGTCTACCGGCTCGACGGTCTGGAAGAGGTGCTCAATCCCCGGGTGCTTGACGAATTGAGCACAGAACAGCTGAACACCCTGGCGGAGAGACCGCAGGAGATTCCACCTGATGGACTGGCCCAGGCGGGGCAGGGGCTGTTCAAGGTGATCGACAATGTGGAGAAAGCCTACTTCCTGACTCATTACGACGTGAAAGACCTGGGCGAACCGTTGGTGCCGTCGCGGCGGTTGACGCTCGCCCTCAACGCGGCAGGGCCGAATTTTTACGGCAAAGTCCTGCAGGTCCGCGGGACCGACGATGTATGGGCTGTCATCCAGTTGGTCAACCCGCCGGCAGAGGTGTTCAAAAGGCGCCAGTTGCCCTTGCAGATCGTGGACAAGATCCATAAGGGCATCCTCCTGTCCAAGGACACGCTGATTGAGCGAAACGGCGAAAAAGGGGTTTGGCTGGCGGTGAAAAACCGGGCCGAATGGCGACCGATACAGGTAAAAGCGACCATCGGCGACCAGGTGATCATCGATGGGGTTGCCGAAGGGGAATTGGTTGTCCAAAACCCGGCTCTTCTTCGGGAAGGGCAGGAAATTAAATAA
- the pstC gene encoding phosphate ABC transporter permease subunit PstC, producing MSPNGENTAITTEFVVRKESLSKGASKKRRIWDVAEKMTEGLLFLSAFIGVVTIILIFLFLFKEAIPLMTDPAAGTLLSKKWYPISSPPVFGLLPLIAGSIIVTFGAIVISVPLGVGAAIYLAMVASPVVRETLKPAIEVLAGIPSVVVGFFGLAVLAPLIKDLFNLPTGLTALTGAITLALMALPTITSISEDAISSVPRRYMEASLSLGATRWQAIKTVIVPAALSGITAAIMLGIGRAIGETMTVLMVTGNAGVIPDTFLVPVRTMTATIAAEMGEVARGSDHYYALFLVGAVLFLMTFLINLVADIVSRRMKEVE from the coding sequence ATGAGTCCAAACGGCGAAAATACAGCCATCACAACTGAATTCGTAGTGCGCAAAGAATCGTTAAGCAAAGGCGCTTCAAAAAAACGAAGAATTTGGGACGTCGCCGAAAAAATGACCGAGGGTCTCCTCTTTCTCAGCGCCTTTATCGGCGTCGTCACGATCATCCTCATCTTCTTGTTTCTTTTTAAGGAAGCGATTCCTTTGATGACCGATCCGGCTGCGGGCACGCTGCTTTCTAAGAAATGGTACCCTATCTCCAGTCCGCCTGTTTTCGGCCTGCTGCCGCTGATCGCCGGTTCCATCATCGTCACCTTCGGCGCCATTGTCATCAGCGTGCCTTTAGGTGTCGGCGCCGCTATCTACCTGGCCATGGTGGCCAGTCCTGTTGTGCGGGAAACGCTGAAGCCAGCCATTGAGGTCCTCGCCGGCATCCCGTCGGTCGTGGTCGGTTTTTTCGGCCTCGCCGTCCTGGCGCCCTTGATCAAAGACTTATTTAACCTGCCGACCGGCCTGACGGCGTTGACAGGCGCCATCACCTTGGCGCTGATGGCCTTGCCGACGATCACCTCCATCTCGGAAGACGCCATCTCCTCGGTGCCTCGGCGCTATATGGAAGCGTCCCTCAGCCTGGGCGCCACCCGTTGGCAGGCGATCAAGACGGTCATTGTGCCGGCGGCCCTTTCCGGCATCACGGCGGCGATCATGCTGGGCATTGGCCGCGCCATCGGCGAGACGATGACAGTGTTGATGGTTACCGGCAACGCCGGCGTCATTCCAGACACTTTCCTCGTCCCTGTCCGGACCATGACGGCCACCATTGCCGCCGAGATGGGTGAAGTAGCCCGGGGCAGCGACCATTACTATGCCCTGTTCCTCGTCGGCGCCGTACTCTTTTTGATGACCTTTTTGATCAACCTCGTGGCCGACATCGTCAGCCGTCGCATGAAGGAGGTGGAGTAA
- the phoU gene encoding phosphate signaling complex protein PhoU: MTTRSEFDVSLKNLQQDLLRMGALVEEQIEKGIEALVRQDVALADAVVANDDEIDRMQLTIEDRCMKLIAMQQPMAKDLRRISAAWRITIDLERMSDNIVDIAKAVRRLAQEDYFKPLVVIQKMAQICQCMVKDGLDAYVYEDEELAIRMSELDHQVDALYKEVLQELLAIMIKDPQKITQSTHLLFVARYLERFGDHATNIAETIVYLVSGKRKDLNE, encoded by the coding sequence ATGACGACGCGTTCGGAATTTGACGTGTCTTTGAAAAATTTACAACAGGATCTGCTTCGCATGGGCGCCCTGGTAGAGGAACAGATCGAAAAGGGGATCGAGGCGCTGGTCCGGCAGGACGTGGCCTTGGCCGATGCAGTCGTCGCCAACGATGACGAGATCGATCGCATGCAGCTGACTATTGAGGACCGCTGCATGAAGCTGATCGCCATGCAACAGCCGATGGCCAAGGATCTGCGCCGGATCAGCGCCGCTTGGCGGATCACCATTGACTTGGAGCGGATGAGCGACAACATCGTCGACATTGCCAAAGCCGTACGTAGGTTGGCCCAGGAGGATTATTTCAAACCCCTGGTCGTCATCCAGAAGATGGCGCAGATCTGCCAGTGCATGGTCAAAGACGGCCTGGACGCCTACGTCTATGAAGACGAGGAACTGGCTATCCGCATGAGCGAACTGGATCATCAGGTCGACGCGCTGTATAAGGAGGTTCTGCAGGAACTTCTGGCGATCATGATCAAGGATCCGCAAAAGATCACTCAGTCGACGCATCTGCTTTTCGTGGCCCGCTACCTGGAGCGGTTCGGCGATCACGCAACCAATATCGCAGAAACCATCGTCTACCTTGTCTCGGGGAAGCGGAAGGATCTGAATGAGTAG
- the pstA gene encoding phosphate ABC transporter permease PstA: MSPKVAEKVAFHILRAMAALIVLVLVVVLWDLFSKGFPALTWEFITENPRKGMTEGGIFPAIVGTFYLVLATILFALPVGVMTAVYLVEYARESWATRIIRLAVVNLAGVPSVVFGLFGLGFFVLFLDFGVSILSGSLTLALMILPVIITTTEEALRAVPNGYREASLALGATKLQTILLIVLPNAMPGILTGSILGVARAAGETAPILLTAAAFFLPRLPSSVFDQVMALPYHLYVIATQVPNADPKIPYGTATVLMILVLGLNLVAILLRSYFRRMRRV, translated from the coding sequence GTGTCTCCGAAGGTTGCTGAAAAAGTCGCCTTCCATATCCTGCGGGCAATGGCGGCCTTGATCGTGCTGGTCCTCGTCGTCGTGCTCTGGGACCTCTTTTCGAAGGGCTTTCCGGCGCTGACCTGGGAGTTTATCACGGAGAACCCGCGCAAGGGGATGACGGAAGGTGGTATTTTTCCTGCCATTGTGGGTACCTTCTACCTCGTCCTGGCCACGATCCTCTTTGCTTTGCCCGTCGGCGTGATGACAGCTGTCTACCTCGTCGAGTATGCCCGTGAATCCTGGGCGACGCGCATCATCCGTCTTGCTGTCGTCAACCTGGCTGGTGTTCCTTCCGTCGTCTTCGGTCTCTTTGGACTCGGTTTCTTCGTCCTCTTTCTAGACTTCGGCGTCTCCATCCTCTCCGGTTCGCTGACGTTGGCCTTGATGATCCTACCGGTCATCATCACCACTACGGAAGAAGCGTTGCGGGCCGTTCCCAACGGCTACCGGGAGGCCAGCCTCGCCCTTGGCGCGACGAAACTGCAGACGATCCTGCTCATCGTTCTGCCGAACGCCATGCCGGGGATTTTGACGGGCTCCATCCTGGGCGTCGCCCGGGCGGCTGGTGAAACGGCGCCCATCCTGCTGACGGCGGCTGCCTTTTTCTTGCCGCGCCTGCCAAGTAGTGTTTTCGATCAGGTGATGGCCTTGCCCTATCACCTGTATGTCATCGCGACTCAGGTGCCCAACGCCGACCCGAAGATTCCCTACGGAACGGCGACGGTCTTGATGATCCTCGTCCTTGGCCTGAATCTGGTGGCCATTCTGTTGCGCTCGTACTTCCGTCGCATGCGCAGAGTGTAG
- a CDS encoding YggT family protein codes for MGIGETYQIINIAFEVLKFLIVIRVILSYFPHNPDGTIIRFIYDLTEPLLSPLRRIIPVPASLPLDFSPIVAYILLEVLERLLLQLLF; via the coding sequence TTGGGAATCGGCGAGACCTATCAGATCATCAACATCGCCTTTGAGGTGCTGAAGTTTCTCATCGTCATCAGGGTGATCCTCTCCTACTTCCCCCACAACCCGGACGGGACGATCATCCGCTTCATCTACGACCTCACCGAACCGCTCCTGTCGCCGCTGCGGCGGATCATCCCTGTGCCGGCCTCGCTTCCCCTCGATTTTTCCCCCATCGTCGCCTATATCCTGTTGGAGGTCCTGGAGCGTCTGTTGCTCCAATTGCTCTTCTAG